Within the [Enterobacter] lignolyticus SCF1 genome, the region TATTCCGCCGGGCACCACGCTGCTCGCCGAAGTGCCGCTGCTGGATAACAACGGCAAATTCAACGGTCACTATGAGCTGCGCCTGATGGTGGCGCTGGATGTCGGCGGCGCTATCAAAGGACAGCACTTTGACATCTACCAGGGTATCGGCCCGGATGCCGGACACCGCGCGGGATGGTACAACCATTATGGTCGCGTATGGGTGCTGCGCAGCGCTGCGGGCAACGGTAACGTATTTAGCGGTTAATCCAGTCGTTTGAGGTTTTATGTCAGTGGTTCTTAGCGATGCCTGGCGCCAGCGTTTTGGCGGCACGGCGCGTTTGTACGGTGAAAAAGCGCTGCAGCTGTTTGCGCAGTCGCACGTGTGCGTCGTCGGTATCGGCGGCGTTGGCTCCTGGGCGGCGGAAGCGCTGGCGCGCACCGGTATCGGCGCTATCACGTTGATCGATATGGATGACGTTTGCGTGACCAACACCAACCGGCAGATCCATGCTCTGGGCGGCAACGTCGGGCTGGCGAAGGCGGAGGTGATGGCCGAACGTATCCGCCAGATTAACCCGGAGTGCCGGGTGACGGTGGTCGATGACTTCGTGACGCCTGACAACGTCGCGCAGCATCTTAACGCCGGTTTCAGCTACGTCATCGACGCTATCGACAGCGTGCGGCCGAAGGCGGCGCTGATTTCCTGGTGCCGCCGCTACAAAATTCCGCTGGTGACGACCGGCGGCGCGGGCGGGCAAACCGATCCGACGCAGATCCGGGTCGCCGATCTGGCGAAAACCATCCAGGATCCGCTGGCGGCGAAGCTGCGCGAGAGGCTGAAAAGCGACTTCGGCGTAGTGAAAAATGGAAAAGGTAAGCTGGGCGTGGACTGTGTTTTCTCAACGGAAGCGCTGGTGTATCCGCAGGCGGATGGCTCCGTGTGCGCGATGAAAAGCACTGCGGAAGGGCCGAAGCGTATGGACTGCGCCGCCGGTTTCGGCGCGGCGACGATGGTCACCGCGACCTTCGGTTTTGTGGCGGTATCCCACGCGCTGAAGAAAATGATGGCAAAAGCCGAGCGTCAGGCCTCAGCCTGACGCGCTGCCTGAATGACGGCGTCGCACAGCGCCGTCAGCCCCTGGCTGCGCGAAGCGCTAAGCTGCGCGCGCAGCCCCAGCTCGTCAAAGAGCGCAAGCGGGTCCGCCGCCAGCAGCTGCTGGGGACGTTTCCCCTCAACGGCGGTCAGCAGTACCGCCAGCAGCCCGCGGACGATTCGCCCTTCGCTGTCGCCATAGAAATGCAGCCTGCCGTCCGGCAATAGCGCATGACCCAGCCAGACGCGGTTTTCGCAGCCGGCAATTTCCTGCGCCTGCGCTTTCAGAGAATCCTCAAGAGCGGGCAGCTGTTTGCCCAACAGAATCAGCTGGCGATACTTTTCTTCCCACAACGTCAGCGGGCCAAAGAGCTCACGCAGCGTCTCCTGCGTGACGGTTGCGCCGAACGGATGTCCGGCAAAGGCTGGACTTGTCATTTAATCCACCAATAGTTCGAGCGCGCGATCGACGGCATCGATCAGCGCATGGACGTCGTCCTGAGTATTATAAGGGGCGAATGAGGCGCGCAGCGTGCCGCTGACGCCGAGCGCCGCCAGCAGCGGCTGGGCGCAGTGCTGGCCCGCCCGTAACGCGATGCCGTATTCGGCGAGCAGCGTGACCATATCGCTGTGGTGGACGCCGGTAAAATCGAACGCCAGCAGGCTGGAGTCCTGACAGCGAAATGAGCGAAAGCCCGGACGCTTCGCCAACTCCTCTTCGGCCAGGGTGGCCAGCCCCCGGCTCCAGGTCTCCGCCTGAACGATATCCGTTTCGGATAGCCACTCCAGCGCGGCGCTAAGGCCAATCACCCCCGCCACGTTTGGCGTACCCGCCTCAAGGCGATAGGGTACCGGCTGCGTTTTAAAACCGTCAAACGTCACTTCGGTTATCATTTTACCGCCGCCGAGCCACGGCGACATGGCGTCAAGCAGTTCGGCTTTCCCGTACAGCGCGCCGATGCCGGTCGGGCCATACAGCTTGTGGCCGGAAAACGCATAAAAGTCGATATCCAGCGCCTGCACGTCGGCGGGAAAATGCACAACGCCCTGTGCGCCGTCGACCATCACCACCATACCGGCCGCATGGGCGAGGGCTATCGCGCGAGGGAGATTCGGACAGCCGCCGGTGACGTTCGACATCTGGCCGAGGGCGAGAATACGGCTGCGGGAGGTAATCAGCCCGGAAAGCTGCTCAACGTCCGGCAGGCGGTCAGGGCCCAGCGGAAGCGCAACGATGCGGGCGCCGGTTTGTTCGGCGACCATCAGCCAGGGGACCAGGTTGGCGTGGTGTTCGGCCTGGCTGACGATGATTTCATCGCCGGGCTGCAGGCGCGGGCGCGCATAGCACTGGGCGACCATGTTAATGGCCTCCGTTGTACCGCGGGTCCAGACGATATTTTTGCCGTCAGGGGCGTTGAGCAGGGCCGCAACCCGATCGCGGGCGGCCTCGTAGCGCGCGGTGAGCTTTTGCGCGGCGGCGTACTGGCTGCGGTGAACGTTACCGGCGCTCAGGCTGTAAAACTGCTGGCTGGCGTCAATCACCGCCTGGGGCTTCAGGGCGGTGGCGGCGCTATCAAGGTAAATACCGGCATCGGCCAGCGCCGGAAACTGGGCGCGAAACTGCGCCGGATTGAAAGCGTTCATGATTATCCTCGTTGCAATATCAGGATCGTCGCGCAAATTTCCGGGCAGGGCAAGAGGATGCTAACAGCTAAAACGCAGAGTAAAAAAAAGCACCGCAATCTGCGGTGCTACATTAATCACTATGGACAGACAGGGTAAATGTACAGGAAGTGAAAAGGGGTAGTCTTGCTACCGAGGTCTGAAAGGCAGACCAATTGCAAACACAACAACACAACATCACAACCGTAAGCCAAAAGCTCATCAGAACACGCATTCCGAAAAAAGCTTCTCGTTCCGGCTCAGGAAGTGCCGCCACTATAGGTATTTGCTGGTAGAACCTCAACGGACAAATTATAATGTCTCAGATAAAAAAAACTAATAGGTTACACGGTGTTGCCTATATGTTAAATGGCGTTAACATCTGAGTCAGAATCACCATGTCAAAGCGTTTACCACCTCTGAATGCATTACGTGTATTTGATGCAGCCGCCCGTCATTTGAGCTTCACCCGCGCAGCGGAAGAGCTTTTTGTGACCCAGGCCGCAGTCAGTCACCAAATCAAGTCTCTTGAGGATTTTCTGGGTCTCAAGCTGTTTCGTCGGCGCAATCGTTCTCTGCTGCTGACGGAGGAAGGACAGAGCTATTTTCAGGATATTAAAGAGATCTTTTCGCAATTAACGGAAGCAACGCGTAAACTTCAGGCGCGCAGCGCTAAAGGGGCGCTGACGGTCAGTTTATTGCCAAGTTTTGCCATTCACTGGCTGGTGCCGCGGCTGACAAGCTTTAACTCAGCTTATCCGGGAATCGACGTCCGGATCCAGGCCGTAGACCGTCAGGAAGATAAGCTGGCGGACGACGTTGACGTGGCTATTTTCTACGGTCGCGGCAACTGGCCCGGCCTGCGGGTGGAAAAACTCTACGCCGAGTATTTATTGCCCGTTTGCTCACCGCTGCTGTTAACGGGCGAGAAGGCATTGAAAACGCCGATGGATTTGGCGCAACATACGCTATTGCATGATGCTTCCCGCCGGGACTGGCAAACGTATACGCGCCAGTTGGGTCTGACTCATATTAATGTTCAACAGGGACCGATTTTCAGCCACAGCGCGATGGTGCTGCAGGCGGCAATCCACGGACAAGGTATCGCACTGGCCAACAACGTGATGGCGCAGTCCGAAATTGAGGCAGGCCGTTTGGTCTGCCCGTTTAATGATGTTCTGGTCAGCAAAAATGCGTTTTACCTCGTTTGCCATGACAGTCAGGCAGAACTGGGTAAAATAGCCGCTTTTCGGCAGTGGATCCTGTCGAAGGCGGCCAGCGAACAAGAAAAATTCCGCTTTCGTTATGAACAATAAGTGATTTTAGGACACTGACATGACCAGTCGTTTTATGCTGATTTTTGCCGCGATCAGCGGTTTTATCTTTGTCGCGCTGGGTGCTTTCGGCGCGCATGTTTTAAGTAAGTCTTTGGGCGTTGTGGAAATGGGCTGGATCCAGACCGGTCTCGAATACCAGGCGTTTCACACGCTGGCGATATTCGGCCTGGCGGTCGCGATGCAGCGTCGTATCAGCATCTGGTTCTACTGGAGCAGCGTGTTTCTTGCCCTGGGGACGGTGCTTTTCAGCGGCAGCCTGTACTGTCTGGCGCTGTCTCATTTACGCCTGTGGGCGTTCGTTACCCCCGTCGGCGGCGTAAGCTTCCTGGCGGGGTGGGTATTGATGTTGATTGGTGCAATTCGTTTAAAGCGTAAAGGTGTCGCGCATGAATAAGGTTGTCCTCTACAGCCGTCCAGGCTTTGAGAAAGAGTGCGCCGCAGAGATTTCTGACAAGGCCTCGCGCCTCGGCGTGTACGGCTTTGCCCGCGTAAAAGATAACTCGGGCTATGTCATTTTTGAGTGTTACCAGCCCGGCGAGGCGGAGAAGCTGATTCGCGAACTGCCGTTCAGTTCGCTGATTTTCGCCCGCCAGATGTTCGTTGCCGGCGAGCTGCTGCAGGACCTGCCGCCGGAAGACCGCATCACGCCGATTGTTGGCATGCTGCAGGGCGTGGTGGAGAAGGGGGGCGACCTGCGCGTTGAGGTGGCCGACACCAACGAAAGCAAAGAGCTGATGAAGTTCTGCCGTAAGTTCACCGTACCGCTGCGCGCCGCGCTGCGCGAGGCGAAAGTGCTGGCGGCGTATGAGACGCCGAAGCGCCCGGTCGTGCATGTGTTCTTTATCGCGCCAGGCTGCTGCTACACGGGCTATTCGCTGTCGCATAACAACTCGCCGTTCTATATGGGCATCCCGCGGCTTAAGTTCCCGGCGGATGCGCCAAGCCGCTCCACCCTGAAGCTCGAAGAGGCGTTCCACGTCTTTATTCCGGCCGATGAGTGGGATGAACGCCTGGCCAACGGCATGTATGCCGTTGACCTTGGCGCCTGCCCTGGCGGCTGGACCTATCAGCTGGTCAAACGCAATATGTGGGTCGCTTCAGTGGATAACGGCCCGATGGCGCAAAGCCTGATGGATACCGGACAGGTAACCTGGCTGCGCGAAGACGGCTTCCGCTACCGGCCAAACCGCAACAACATCTCGTGGATGGTGTGCGATATGGTGGAGAAACCGGCAAAAGTGGCGGCGCTGATGGCGCAGTGGCTGGTTAACGGCTGGTGCCGTGAGACCATCTTTAACCTCAAGCTGCCGATGAAAAAGCGGTATGAAGAGGTGTCGCAAAACCTGGCGTATATTCAGACGCAGCTTGATGAGCATGGCATTAACGCGCAGATTCAGGCACGCCAGCTGTATCACGATCGCGAAGAGGTGACGGTTCACGTCCGCCGTCTGTGGGCCGCCGTTGGCGGCCGTCGGGACGAGCGTTAATCACTTCCCCTCAGGCCATCTGGCTGAGGGGCCCCGCGTTTTACCAGACGCAGCTGTTGCAGGTTACCGTCCAGCTGCAGGTCCGTTTGCAGCCGCGCGACGTCGCGGCAGATAAACGCCATCTCTTGATGGGCCTCCAGCTTCTTGCGCCACTTCTCCGGCACGTCGTCCAGCCGGGCGTAAATACCTTCCAGGCTCTGAAATTCGTTCAGCAGCTGCGCCGCGCTTTTGGGCCCGATGCCCGCGACCCCAGGCACTCTGGAGCTGCCGATCCCCGCCAGCCCCCAGTAGTCCGGCAGCTGCTGCGGCGCGACGCCGAACTCGCTGGCGATAAACGGGGCGTCCAGCCAGCGCTTCTGGAAATAATCGCGGATGCGGATCGTCGGCGAAAGCAGCTGGCAGTAGCCTTTGTCGGTTGAGACAATGGTGGCCTGGTGCCCGGCGTTGGCCACTTTTATCGCCAGCGTGGCCGCCAGATCGTCCGCTTCATTGCCCTGTGCGCCCCAGCAGGGAACGCCGTACTGTTCGAAGGCGGCGCGAATGGCGGGCATTTCGCTGTGCAGGTCGTCGGGCATTGGCGCGCGCCCGGCTTTGTAATCGGGCAGCCGCTGGTGCCGCCAGCCGCTATTGCGCGCCTCGTCGTCAAAGACCGCGACGGCGTGCGTCGGCTGGCTATGGCGGATAAGCTGCTCCAGCGCGTGCAGGCAGGTGTCCTTACAGGGCGTCCCCTGAACCGCATGAATTCGGCGAATCAGGTTTAGCGCGTCGACAATCAACAGATGAACAGCCACAGATAATCTCCCTTCCGGCTTACAGGCAAAGGGTAACATTGTCGGCGCTCTGAAACGAATAATGGTGGGATAAATGGGAAGAAGCCTCGCAAAACGAGGCTTCTTTAGAGGCTTAATCGCAGGTGACTATCTTCATCGCCAGACCGCCGCGGGAGGTTTCGCGGTATTTGGCGTTCATGTCTTTACCGGTTTCGTACATGGTCTCGATCACTTTATCGAGGCACACGCGCGGCTCGCTGGTACGGCGCAGCGCCATGCGCGCGGCGTTGACCGCTTTCACTGAGGCTATCGCGTTACGCTCGATGCACGGCACCTGAACCTGACCGGCGACCGGGTCGCAGGTTAAGCCAAGGTTATGCTCCATACCGATTTCCGCTGCGATGCAGACCTGCGTCGGGCTGCCGCCGAGCAGCTCGGCAAGACCCGCGGCCGCCATTGAGCAGGCAACGCCCACTTCGCCCTGGCAGCCCACTTCGGCGCCGGAAATGGACGCGTTCATCTTGTACAGAGAGCCGATGGCGCTGGCAACCAGCATATAGCGCGCCAGCGAGTTGGCGTTCACTTCACGGATAAACTTATCGTAATACGCCAGCACCGCCGGGACGATACCGCAGGCGCCGTTGGTCGGCGCGGTAACCACGCGGCCGCCTGCGGCGTTTTCTTCGTTCACGGCAAGGGCGAACATGTTGATCCAGTCCACTACCGCCATCGGGTCGGTCGTGGTTTTATCGCTGCTTACCAGCATACGGCGCAGCGCGGCGGCGCGACGCGGTACGCGCAGTTTGCCCGGCAGAACGCCTTCGGTGGTGATGCCGCGTTCGATACCGCTGCGCATCACTTCCCAGACGTTGGCGAAGTGCTGCTCAAGCTCTTCTTTGCTGTGCAGCGCCAGCTCGTTTTTCATCATCAGGCCAGACAGCGACAGGCCGGTTTCTTGGCAGTGACGCTGCAGGTCCGCCGCGTTTTTGTACGGATAAGGCACCGCCAGCGGGGCGCTGTTGGTCTTACCGAAGTGTTCTTCGTCGACGATAAAGCCGCCGCCGATAGAGTAATAGGTTTGGCTGTAAACGGCCTTGTCGCCGCTGAGCGCGGTAATGCGCATGCCGTTTTCGTGCAGGGAGAGGTTGTCGGCATGAAAGTTCATGCACTGGTCAACCGGGAACTCAACTTCGTGCTGACCGTCAGCCAGCAGCAGGCGGCCATGGGTGTTGACGTCCTGGATAAAGCCAGGGATAGCGTCGATATCAACGGTGTCCGGCAGGTTGCCCGCCAGGCCCATGATAATGGCGATATCAGTGTGGTGCCCTTTACCCGTAAGAGAGAGCGAGCCGTAAACGTCGACGACGACGCGGGTCACGTCATGCAGGATCCCGCGTGCAATCAGGTCGTCCGTGAATTGCTTGCCCGCTTTCATTGGTCCAACGGTGTGGGAGCTGGAAGGACCAATGCCGATTTTGAAAATATCGAATACGCTGATCATGATGCATCCATTGCTGTAAAGAAAAACGCCGCCCGAAGGCGGCGCGGGAGATTATCAGAACATGGTGTACAGGGAGTAGAAAATCGCGGAGA harbors:
- a CDS encoding DUF423 domain-containing protein — protein: MTSRFMLIFAAISGFIFVALGAFGAHVLSKSLGVVEMGWIQTGLEYQAFHTLAIFGLAVAMQRRISIWFYWSSVFLALGTVLFSGSLYCLALSHLRLWAFVTPVGGVSFLAGWVLMLIGAIRLKRKGVAHE
- the xni gene encoding flap endonuclease Xni; protein product: MAVHLLIVDALNLIRRIHAVQGTPCKDTCLHALEQLIRHSQPTHAVAVFDDEARNSGWRHQRLPDYKAGRAPMPDDLHSEMPAIRAAFEQYGVPCWGAQGNEADDLAATLAIKVANAGHQATIVSTDKGYCQLLSPTIRIRDYFQKRWLDAPFIASEFGVAPQQLPDYWGLAGIGSSRVPGVAGIGPKSAAQLLNEFQSLEGIYARLDDVPEKWRKKLEAHQEMAFICRDVARLQTDLQLDGNLQQLRLVKRGAPQPDGLRGSD
- the tcdA gene encoding tRNA cyclic N6-threonylcarbamoyladenosine(37) synthase TcdA — its product is MSVVLSDAWRQRFGGTARLYGEKALQLFAQSHVCVVGIGGVGSWAAEALARTGIGAITLIDMDDVCVTNTNRQIHALGGNVGLAKAEVMAERIRQINPECRVTVVDDFVTPDNVAQHLNAGFSYVIDAIDSVRPKAALISWCRRYKIPLVTTGGAGGQTDPTQIRVADLAKTIQDPLAAKLRERLKSDFGVVKNGKGKLGVDCVFSTEALVYPQADGSVCAMKSTAEGPKRMDCAAGFGAATMVTATFGFVAVSHALKKMMAKAERQASA
- the gcvA gene encoding glycine cleavage system transcriptional regulator GcvA, whose translation is MSKRLPPLNALRVFDAAARHLSFTRAAEELFVTQAAVSHQIKSLEDFLGLKLFRRRNRSLLLTEEGQSYFQDIKEIFSQLTEATRKLQARSAKGALTVSLLPSFAIHWLVPRLTSFNSAYPGIDVRIQAVDRQEDKLADDVDVAIFYGRGNWPGLRVEKLYAEYLLPVCSPLLLTGEKALKTPMDLAQHTLLHDASRRDWQTYTRQLGLTHINVQQGPIFSHSAMVLQAAIHGQGIALANNVMAQSEIEAGRLVCPFNDVLVSKNAFYLVCHDSQAELGKIAAFRQWILSKAASEQEKFRFRYEQ
- the rlmM gene encoding 23S rRNA (cytidine(2498)-2'-O)-methyltransferase RlmM; protein product: MNKVVLYSRPGFEKECAAEISDKASRLGVYGFARVKDNSGYVIFECYQPGEAEKLIRELPFSSLIFARQMFVAGELLQDLPPEDRITPIVGMLQGVVEKGGDLRVEVADTNESKELMKFCRKFTVPLRAALREAKVLAAYETPKRPVVHVFFIAPGCCYTGYSLSHNNSPFYMGIPRLKFPADAPSRSTLKLEEAFHVFIPADEWDERLANGMYAVDLGACPGGWTYQLVKRNMWVASVDNGPMAQSLMDTGQVTWLREDGFRYRPNRNNISWMVCDMVEKPAKVAALMAQWLVNGWCRETIFNLKLPMKKRYEEVSQNLAYIQTQLDEHGINAQIQARQLYHDREEVTVHVRRLWAAVGGRRDER
- a CDS encoding L-serine ammonia-lyase; protein product: MISVFDIFKIGIGPSSSHTVGPMKAGKQFTDDLIARGILHDVTRVVVDVYGSLSLTGKGHHTDIAIIMGLAGNLPDTVDIDAIPGFIQDVNTHGRLLLADGQHEVEFPVDQCMNFHADNLSLHENGMRITALSGDKAVYSQTYYSIGGGFIVDEEHFGKTNSAPLAVPYPYKNAADLQRHCQETGLSLSGLMMKNELALHSKEELEQHFANVWEVMRSGIERGITTEGVLPGKLRVPRRAAALRRMLVSSDKTTTDPMAVVDWINMFALAVNEENAAGGRVVTAPTNGACGIVPAVLAYYDKFIREVNANSLARYMLVASAIGSLYKMNASISGAEVGCQGEVGVACSMAAAGLAELLGGSPTQVCIAAEIGMEHNLGLTCDPVAGQVQVPCIERNAIASVKAVNAARMALRRTSEPRVCLDKVIETMYETGKDMNAKYRETSRGGLAMKIVTCD
- the csdE gene encoding cysteine desulfurase sulfur acceptor subunit CsdE, with the protein product MTSPAFAGHPFGATVTQETLRELFGPLTLWEEKYRQLILLGKQLPALEDSLKAQAQEIAGCENRVWLGHALLPDGRLHFYGDSEGRIVRGLLAVLLTAVEGKRPQQLLAADPLALFDELGLRAQLSASRSQGLTALCDAVIQAARQAEA
- the csdA gene encoding cysteine desulfurase CsdA; amino-acid sequence: MNAFNPAQFRAQFPALADAGIYLDSAATALKPQAVIDASQQFYSLSAGNVHRSQYAAAQKLTARYEAARDRVAALLNAPDGKNIVWTRGTTEAINMVAQCYARPRLQPGDEIIVSQAEHHANLVPWLMVAEQTGARIVALPLGPDRLPDVEQLSGLITSRSRILALGQMSNVTGGCPNLPRAIALAHAAGMVVMVDGAQGVVHFPADVQALDIDFYAFSGHKLYGPTGIGALYGKAELLDAMSPWLGGGKMITEVTFDGFKTQPVPYRLEAGTPNVAGVIGLSAALEWLSETDIVQAETWSRGLATLAEEELAKRPGFRSFRCQDSSLLAFDFTGVHHSDMVTLLAEYGIALRAGQHCAQPLLAALGVSGTLRASFAPYNTQDDVHALIDAVDRALELLVD